A region of Streptomyces sp. R44 DNA encodes the following proteins:
- the fusA gene encoding elongation factor G gives MRTHSVRNLGILAHVDAGKTTVTERFLYLTGATHKRGEVHDGTTVTDFDPQERDRGITIFAAAVSCDWAGHRVNLIDTPGHVDFSDEVERSLRVLDGAVAVFDAVAGVEPQSETVWRQADRHGVPRIAFVNKLDRAGAELDTAVASIRDRLGTVPLAVQLPIGREDGFTGVVDLVGMRAYVWAEGADTYTAQQVPDALREEALHRRRGLVEKVAELHPGALEEFCERDTLSGETLAAALRDLTLSGEAVVVLCGSAYRNRGIEPLLDAVVAYLPAPTDMPPVRGEVPADPEAPFTALAFKVNATATGRMTYLRVYAGTLRKGDTVLDATTTRTERVARILRVQADRATEVDEARAGDIVAVVGPKSARAGATLCAPDAPVVLEPPTTADPVVSVAVEARRSTDTGRLATALARMTEEDPSLVVRSDPETGQTVLSGLGELHLEVAVEKLRRDRGLEVTVGRPQVAYRETVTKGVTGLLHRHVKQDGGAGQFAHVVIDIEPADDEFVFASTVTGGRVPQEYIRAVEAGCRDALVEGPLGGHPVTGVRVTLTDGATHPKDSSEMAFRTAGRFALREALRTSVMTLLEPVAEVTVTVPAESVGSVLGDLAARRGRVTDSTTRSGTAVVSATVPLAELFGYASRLRGRTQGRGTFTTRPAGYAPAPQGLTV, from the coding sequence ATGCGTACCCACAGCGTCCGCAACCTCGGCATCCTCGCCCACGTCGACGCGGGCAAGACCACCGTCACCGAGCGCTTCCTCTACCTCACCGGCGCCACCCACAAGCGTGGCGAGGTCCACGACGGCACCACCGTCACCGACTTCGACCCGCAGGAGCGGGACCGGGGCATCACGATCTTCGCCGCGGCCGTCAGCTGCGACTGGGCGGGGCATCGCGTCAACCTGATCGACACCCCCGGTCACGTCGACTTCTCCGACGAGGTCGAGCGTTCGCTGCGCGTCCTCGACGGCGCCGTCGCCGTCTTCGACGCCGTCGCGGGCGTCGAGCCGCAGAGCGAGACCGTGTGGCGCCAGGCCGACCGCCACGGCGTCCCGAGGATCGCGTTCGTCAACAAGCTGGACCGCGCGGGCGCGGAGCTCGACACCGCCGTGGCGTCGATCCGGGACCGCCTCGGCACCGTCCCGCTCGCCGTCCAGCTCCCCATCGGCCGCGAGGACGGTTTCACCGGCGTCGTGGACCTGGTCGGGATGCGGGCGTACGTGTGGGCCGAAGGCGCCGACACGTACACGGCGCAGCAGGTCCCCGACGCGCTCCGGGAGGAGGCACTGCACCGCAGGCGAGGCCTCGTGGAGAAGGTCGCGGAGCTGCACCCCGGCGCCCTGGAGGAGTTCTGCGAGCGGGACACCCTCTCCGGGGAGACCCTGGCCGCCGCTCTCCGCGACCTCACCCTCTCCGGCGAGGCCGTGGTCGTGCTGTGCGGCTCCGCGTACCGCAACCGCGGCATCGAGCCCCTGCTCGACGCCGTCGTCGCGTACCTCCCGGCCCCGACGGACATGCCGCCCGTACGCGGCGAGGTCCCTGCGGACCCGGAGGCCCCGTTCACCGCGCTCGCCTTCAAGGTGAACGCCACCGCCACCGGCCGCATGACCTACCTCCGCGTCTACGCGGGCACGCTCAGGAAGGGAGACACCGTGCTCGACGCCACCACGACCCGCACCGAGCGCGTCGCCCGCATCCTGCGCGTCCAGGCCGACCGGGCGACCGAGGTCGACGAGGCGCGCGCCGGTGACATCGTCGCCGTCGTCGGGCCGAAGTCCGCCCGCGCCGGGGCGACGCTCTGCGCCCCGGACGCGCCGGTCGTCCTCGAACCGCCGACGACCGCCGACCCCGTCGTCTCGGTCGCCGTCGAGGCCCGCCGCAGCACGGACACGGGCCGGCTCGCGACGGCCCTCGCCCGGATGACGGAGGAGGACCCGTCGCTGGTCGTGCGGTCCGACCCGGAGACGGGTCAGACCGTCCTGTCCGGACTCGGCGAACTGCACCTGGAGGTCGCGGTCGAGAAGCTGCGGCGCGACCGGGGCCTTGAGGTCACGGTCGGCCGTCCGCAGGTGGCGTACCGGGAGACGGTGACGAAGGGCGTCACCGGCCTGCTCCACCGCCACGTCAAACAGGACGGCGGCGCGGGCCAGTTCGCCCACGTCGTCATCGACATCGAGCCGGCGGACGACGAGTTCGTCTTCGCGTCGACAGTCACGGGCGGCCGCGTCCCGCAGGAGTACATCCGCGCGGTCGAGGCCGGCTGCCGGGACGCCCTCGTCGAGGGCCCCCTCGGCGGCCACCCGGTGACGGGTGTCCGGGTCACGCTCACGGACGGCGCCACGCATCCGAAGGACTCCTCGGAGATGGCGTTCCGCACGGCGGGCCGCTTCGCCCTGCGCGAGGCGCTCCGCACGAGCGTGATGACGCTCCTGGAGCCGGTGGCCGAGGTGACGGTCACCGTCCCCGCCGAGTCGGTCGGCTCGGTCCTCGGCGACCTCGCGGCCCGCCGCGGCCGGGTCACGGACTCGACGACCCGGTCCGGTACGGCGGTGGTCTCGGCGACGGTCCCGCTGGCCGAACTCTTCGGCTACGCGTCCCGCCTCCGCGGCCGCACCCAGGGCCGGGGCACCTTCACCACCCGTCCGGCGGGGTACGCCCCGGCGCCGCAGGGGCTGACGGTGTGA
- a CDS encoding nucleoside/nucleotide kinase family protein has translation MDAQEFDRLVRRARALAGHGSRRVLGIAGAPGAGKSTLAGRLVARLDGLAVLVPMDGFHLAQTELARLGRAGRKGAPDTFDAAGYTALLARLRTPAPGTTVYAPAFDRSLEEPVAGAIPVAPEVPLVVTEGNYLLHDEGAWAGVLPLLDEAWYLELDARRRVPRLVERHVRFGKDRAHAERWVHDSDEANARLVARGRDRADLVVRMS, from the coding sequence ATGGACGCGCAGGAGTTCGATCGGCTGGTCCGGCGCGCGCGGGCGCTCGCCGGACACGGGTCGCGCCGGGTGCTCGGGATCGCCGGGGCGCCCGGGGCCGGGAAGTCCACGCTCGCCGGGCGGCTCGTCGCCCGGCTCGACGGGCTCGCCGTGCTCGTGCCGATGGACGGCTTCCACCTGGCGCAGACCGAGCTCGCGCGGCTCGGCCGGGCCGGGAGGAAGGGCGCGCCGGACACCTTCGACGCCGCCGGATACACCGCGCTCCTCGCCCGGCTCCGTACCCCCGCCCCCGGCACCACCGTCTACGCGCCCGCCTTCGACCGCTCCCTGGAGGAGCCTGTCGCCGGGGCGATACCCGTCGCGCCCGAAGTCCCGCTCGTCGTCACCGAGGGCAACTACCTCCTGCACGACGAGGGCGCCTGGGCCGGCGTCCTGCCCCTCCTCGACGAGGCCTGGTACCTGGAGCTCGACGCCCGCCGCCGCGTCCCCCGGCTCGTCGAGCGGCACGTCCGCTTCGGCAAGGACCGGGCCCACGCCGAGCGCTGGGTCCACGACTCCGACGAGGCCAACGCCCGCCTGGTGGCCCGCGGCCGGGACCGCGCCGACCTGGTCGTGAGGATGAGCTAG
- a CDS encoding MerR family transcriptional regulator encodes MKISDLSRLSGTPVGTIKYYLREGLLPPGRPLGATLTLYGDEHVQRLRLIRALTARGGLSIAATRDVLAAIDEPLDPLATLGVVHYALPTPVDAAETDAVDEQAPRVDELVRAMGWDVSADSPHRRALAASLMDLSRLGIAYGTGDLLPYAELAAAAAKLDVDRVEELDDAEDRLRLAEHAAIVVLLLEPVLALLRRMAQENETRRRAAWARTPDEAAPNPPAAPH; translated from the coding sequence ATGAAGATCTCTGACCTGAGCCGTCTGTCCGGAACGCCGGTCGGAACGATCAAGTACTACCTGCGGGAGGGGCTGCTGCCGCCCGGCCGGCCGCTCGGGGCCACGCTGACCCTGTACGGCGACGAGCACGTCCAGCGCCTGCGCCTGATCCGCGCCCTGACCGCCCGCGGCGGCCTGTCCATCGCCGCCACCCGCGACGTCCTCGCGGCGATCGACGAGCCGCTCGACCCGCTCGCCACGCTCGGCGTCGTGCACTACGCGCTGCCGACACCCGTCGACGCCGCCGAGACGGACGCGGTGGACGAGCAGGCACCGCGGGTCGACGAGCTCGTACGCGCCATGGGCTGGGACGTCTCCGCGGACTCCCCGCACCGCCGCGCCCTCGCCGCGAGCCTCATGGACCTCAGCCGTCTGGGCATCGCGTACGGCACCGGGGACCTGCTGCCGTACGCCGAGCTGGCCGCGGCCGCCGCGAAGCTCGACGTCGACCGGGTCGAGGAGCTCGACGACGCCGAGGACCGGCTCAGGCTCGCCGAGCACGCCGCCATCGTCGTCCTCCTCCTGGAACCGGTCCTGGCCCTGCTACGTCGTATGGCGCAGGAGAACGAGACCCGCCGCCGGGCCGCGTGGGCGCGCACGCCCGACGAAGCCGCCCCGAACCCGCCGGCCGCCCCGCACTGA
- a CDS encoding YcxB family protein, whose protein sequence is MDTDMDMVELVYRPTRADILAGVLVRERLRRLHLVRWGLTALFGAGALQTLTAGRPSAVSFVLVAFCAVLVWAMPRLQAHHALRTVAWQGEYRASVGGTGITVDTAHVSLLQRWSVFRGYRETRDHLVLLSRDPNILLVEVLPLRGLPSPEEAERLRALVDRQLPRL, encoded by the coding sequence ATGGACACGGACATGGACATGGTCGAGCTGGTCTACCGGCCCACGCGGGCCGACATCCTCGCCGGCGTCCTGGTGCGTGAGCGCCTCCGCCGCCTCCACCTGGTCCGGTGGGGTCTCACGGCGCTCTTCGGGGCCGGCGCCCTGCAGACCCTGACCGCGGGCCGACCCTCCGCGGTGTCCTTCGTCCTGGTCGCCTTCTGCGCCGTCCTCGTCTGGGCGATGCCCCGCCTCCAGGCCCACCACGCGCTGCGCACGGTCGCCTGGCAGGGCGAGTACCGCGCGTCCGTGGGCGGGACGGGGATCACGGTCGACACCGCGCACGTGTCGCTCCTCCAGCGCTGGTCGGTCTTCCGCGGCTACCGCGAGACCCGCGACCACCTGGTGCTCCTCAGCCGCGACCCGAACATCCTGCTCGTGGAGGTGCTGCCGCTGCGCGGACTGCCCTCCCCCGAGGAGGCGGAGCGGCTGCGCGCGCTGGTGGACCGACAACTGCCCCGGCTCTGA
- a CDS encoding tetratricopeptide repeat protein, with product MTNDHDWESRVTALWERLDDLEPADFRARVAALAAERPADDPAAVFEQGAAHDSTGMPEQAVVHYERALGLGLTGLRRRRAVIQLASSLRNLGRPDRSVELLTAERALPADRLDADEQALSGAVDAFLALALADTGRDREAASLALGALAPLLPRYNRSLAYYAKDLLKTPFGS from the coding sequence ATGACGAACGATCACGACTGGGAGTCCCGCGTCACCGCCCTCTGGGAGCGCCTCGACGACCTCGAACCCGCCGACTTCCGCGCCCGCGTCGCCGCCCTCGCCGCCGAGCGACCCGCCGACGACCCGGCCGCCGTCTTCGAGCAGGGCGCCGCCCACGACTCCACCGGCATGCCCGAGCAGGCCGTCGTCCACTACGAGCGGGCCCTCGGCCTCGGCCTCACCGGGCTGCGCCGCCGCCGCGCCGTCATCCAGCTGGCCAGCAGCCTGCGCAACCTCGGCCGCCCCGACCGCAGCGTCGAACTCCTCACCGCCGAGCGCGCCCTCCCCGCCGACCGCCTCGACGCCGACGAACAGGCCCTCTCCGGCGCCGTCGACGCCTTCCTCGCCCTCGCCCTCGCCGACACCGGCCGCGACCGCGAGGCCGCCTCCCTCGCCCTCGGCGCCCTCGCCCCCCTGCTGCCCCGCTACAACCGCTCCCTGGCCTACTACGCCAAGGACCTCCTCAAGACGCCCTTCGGGTCCTGA
- a CDS encoding DUF3533 domain-containing protein: protein MSEPTHPLRVSARGLLRRRGVWLPSAVILGLLSFVLSLLYLGADNDPAGYTKDLPIALVDTDEGTRVAGKEIDLGAQITAKITGSADLKEKVDWKQVDRRTAEDLLARGKVFGALVIPDDFSASVAALAGPAQRTPHPPTMTVLTNPAAGSFGSAMATEINRKVVATTSAEVGRQLGQAAAHRAAAQGASAHTAPGAAAQLMIADPVHISVQEGHPLGQHSGLGLSAFFYALVLVLGGMLGANVIHMQVDTDLGYVASDKGPFRALRPVQHATRVHHFLVCSVLMVVLSMLTSALAMIAAVDVVGIDASHRPMLWFFGTCATAAMGITALALLAVFGTPGPIVSMLVLIGLAVPSAGATIPIQALPDFYRFLAEFEPFRQVVDGVRSILYFDAQVDAGLGRAWTMVGIGFAVSLVLGLAFTRFYDRRGLHRSTPHLAQPVPVG from the coding sequence ATGTCCGAACCCACCCACCCGCTGCGCGTGAGCGCCCGCGGGCTGCTGCGCCGGCGCGGCGTGTGGCTGCCCTCGGCGGTGATCCTCGGCCTGCTGTCGTTCGTCCTGTCGCTGCTCTACCTGGGCGCCGACAACGACCCGGCCGGCTACACCAAGGACCTGCCCATCGCCCTGGTCGACACGGACGAGGGCACCCGGGTCGCCGGGAAGGAGATCGACCTGGGCGCACAGATCACCGCGAAGATCACCGGGTCGGCCGACCTCAAGGAGAAGGTCGACTGGAAGCAGGTCGACCGCCGCACCGCCGAGGACCTCCTGGCCCGCGGCAAGGTGTTCGGCGCCCTCGTCATCCCCGACGACTTCTCCGCATCCGTGGCCGCCCTCGCCGGGCCCGCGCAGCGCACACCGCACCCGCCGACCATGACGGTCCTCACCAACCCCGCCGCAGGAAGCTTCGGGTCCGCCATGGCCACGGAGATCAACCGCAAGGTCGTCGCGACCACCTCCGCGGAGGTGGGCAGGCAGCTGGGGCAGGCGGCCGCACACCGTGCGGCGGCCCAGGGCGCCTCCGCGCACACCGCCCCGGGCGCGGCAGCCCAGCTGATGATCGCCGACCCGGTGCACATCTCCGTCCAGGAGGGCCACCCCCTCGGACAGCACAGCGGCCTCGGCCTGAGCGCCTTCTTCTACGCGCTCGTCCTCGTCCTCGGCGGCATGCTCGGCGCCAACGTCATCCACATGCAGGTGGACACCGACCTCGGCTACGTCGCCAGCGACAAGGGCCCGTTCCGTGCCCTCAGGCCCGTCCAGCACGCCACCCGGGTGCACCACTTCCTGGTCTGCTCGGTGCTCATGGTCGTGCTGTCGATGCTGACCTCCGCGCTCGCCATGATCGCGGCCGTCGACGTCGTCGGCATCGACGCCTCCCACCGGCCGATGCTGTGGTTCTTCGGCACCTGCGCCACGGCCGCCATGGGCATCACCGCGCTCGCCCTGCTCGCCGTCTTCGGCACCCCGGGCCCGATCGTCTCGATGCTGGTCCTGATCGGCCTCGCCGTCCCGTCGGCCGGCGCCACCATCCCGATCCAGGCGCTCCCGGACTTCTACCGCTTCCTGGCCGAGTTCGAACCGTTCCGGCAGGTCGTCGACGGCGTCCGGTCCATCCTCTACTTCGACGCACAGGTCGACGCCGGACTCGGCCGCGCCTGGACCATGGTCGGCATCGGCTTCGCCGTGTCGCTCGTCCTCGGCCTCGCCTTCACCCGGTTCTACGACCGCCGGGGCCTGCACCGCTCGACGCCCCACCTGGCACAGCCGGTTCCCGTCGGCTGA
- a CDS encoding VOC family protein, giving the protein MPSIALVTLVVRDYDEAIAFYTDALGFDLVEDTDRGDGSRWVVVRPRGAAGVGGLGNTGLLLARAKNEEQEAAVGNQTGGRVGFFLHTEDFAGDHERMAAAGVKFLEEPRHEPYGSVAVFEDLYGNRWDLLQPAGQSAA; this is encoded by the coding sequence ATGCCGTCCATCGCACTCGTCACCCTCGTCGTCCGTGACTACGACGAGGCCATCGCCTTCTACACCGACGCCCTCGGCTTCGACCTCGTCGAGGACACCGACCGCGGCGACGGAAGCCGCTGGGTCGTCGTCCGCCCGCGCGGCGCGGCCGGCGTCGGCGGTCTCGGCAACACCGGGCTGCTCCTCGCCCGCGCCAAGAACGAGGAACAGGAGGCCGCGGTCGGCAACCAGACCGGCGGCCGGGTCGGCTTCTTCCTCCACACGGAGGACTTCGCCGGCGACCACGAGCGCATGGCCGCGGCCGGCGTGAAGTTCCTGGAGGAGCCGCGCCACGAGCCGTACGGCTCGGTCGCCGTCTTCGAGGACCTCTACGGCAACCGCTGGGACCTCCTCCAGCCCGCCGGACAGTCCGCGGCCTGA
- a CDS encoding transposase, whose amino-acid sequence MGPVGGLHDRSCAPARGRGPQKGAPAGEPADHAIGRSRGGLTTKIHLAADGRCRPLAFVLAAGQAGDALAFTAVMARLRVPRPRGRPRTRPDVVLADKAYSSRAIRDHLRARGIRTVIPIPADQAREPAAARQPRRQAARLRPRGIQAAQHRRAVHQPPQAVARHRHPLREDRHHLPRRTAHRRHLPLVRPLIQTRLPSGTSRRGCRCGR is encoded by the coding sequence CTGGGCCCTGTCGGTGGACTCCACGATCGTTCGTGCGCACCAGCACGCGGCCGGGGCCCGCAAAAAGGGGCCCCGGCCGGCGAGCCCGCCGACCACGCCATCGGACGTTCCCGCGGCGGGCTGACCACGAAGATCCACCTCGCCGCGGACGGCCGGTGCCGGCCGCTGGCCTTCGTGCTGGCCGCGGGCCAGGCGGGCGATGCTCTCGCCTTCACCGCGGTGATGGCTCGCCTGCGCGTCCCCCGACCGCGCGGACGGCCTCGCACCAGGCCCGACGTGGTCCTGGCCGACAAGGCGTACTCCTCGCGTGCGATCCGCGACCACCTGCGCGCACGCGGTATCCGCACAGTGATCCCGATTCCGGCGGACCAAGCGCGCGAACCGGCTGCGGCGCGGCAGCCTCGGCGGCAGGCCGCCCGCCTTCGACCGCGAGGCATACAAGCAGCGCAACACCGTCGAGCGGTGCATCAACCGCCTCAAGCAGTGGCGCGGCATCGCCACCCGCTACGAGAAGACCGCCACCATCTACCGCGCCGGACTGCGCATCGCAGGCATCTTCCTCTGGTCCGCCCGCTGATCCAAACGAGATTGCCTAGCGGTACATCGCGTAGAGGCTGCCGTTGTGGGAGGTGA